CATTCCGCTCGCAAGCTACCTGGCCAGCGGCGCGATTCCGAGCAACACCACCTTCAAGACGGCCGCGCTCTATGCGCAGGACCAGATCACGCTGGCGCCGCAATGGAAGGCGCTCGTCGGTGGACGCTACGACGACTTCCGCCAGGAGACCTCCTTCGAGCGCACGCTGGCGTCGATCTCGCGCACCGACCGCAAGTTCAGCCCGCGCGCGGGCTTGGTCTGGCAGCCGACCGAAGCACAGTCTTACTACGTGTCGTACAGCCGCTCGTTCCAGCCTTCGGGCGAGACCTTCGCGCTGTCGGCCAACAACGCCGCCAACGATCCCGAGATCACCGTCAACAAGGAGATCGGCGCCAAGCTCGACTTCCTGGACGGCGCGCTCAACCTCACGGCGGCGGCCTTCAATCTGGAGCGCTCGGGCATCAAGAACACCGACCCGGCCAACCCGGCGCGGCAGATCAACGTGGGCACGCAGCGCACCAACGGCATGGAGCTGGCGCTGGCCGGCAAGCTGCCGGGGCGCTGGGAGGTCAGCGCGGGCTATGCCTACCTGGACGGCCGCATGGTCAAGTCGCTGGCCACCGTGAGTTCGCTGCAGTTGCCGGTCGGCGCCGCGATGCCGGTGCAGGGCAAGGTGGCGCCGCTCACGCCGCGGCACTCGGCCTTCGTGTGGCTCATGAAGGACCTGGGCCATGGCCTGAGCGCGGGCGGCGGCGTGAACTACGTGGCCGCCCGCTATGCCTCGCTCAGCAACCTGGTGACGCTGCCTTCGTATGTCACGGCCGACCTGGCCGCGAGCTACAGGACCGCGCGCTACGAACTCTCGGTCAACCTGAAGAACATCACGGGCCGGAAGTACTACGTGTCCGCGCACGGCAGCGTCGACAACCTGATCATGCCCGGGCCGGGACGCGAACTGCAGGTGGCGCTGACCGCGAAGTTCTGAGCACGGCCGGGCCAGAAGGCTCAGGCGCCGGCTGAGCCTGCCTGCGCGAATTCCGGCTTCTTGCGGCCGGCGCTTGCTGCCACGATGGCCTCCACGCAACGCAATGGTGGAGAACATCGATGGCATCCGAATTGAATCAGATCGCAAGCTGGTCGCTGCGCTGGCGCATCGGCTTGGCGGGCGCGCTGTGCCTGATGGCGGCGCTCTGCGCGGCGCAGCCGCCGGACGAGAGCGTTGTCCTGCATGCCGAGCAGCGCTTTCAGTTGGCGCTGGAAGCACAGACCGCCCGCGACTACCCCTCGATGCTCGAGCAGCTTCGGCAAGCCGCTGCCGAAGACAGCGCCGCGGCGCAGGAGATGCTGGGCATGGTGCTGCTGGGCCGGGTCGACGCTCTATGGCTCCGCAGTCGAGGCCGACCGCTGCGAGGCCCGCCGGTGGATGCTTCGCGCCGCGTCGCAGGGCAGCGATACGGCCAGGGTCCAGCTCACTTTCCTCAACAGGCTGCGTCAATCTCCGGCCGGCAGGAACGCCTGCGACTGAGCCCGCATTCCGGCGGCCGTGACGCCTGGTTACCGCAGCGTGCGCGAGGATGCTTCCTCGGGCGATGAGGGGCTAGACTCTTCGTTTGCCAAACCCTCCGCTGCGAGGCCGACTCATCATGAAACCCTGGTTGATTTCCATGGCGCTAGCTTTTGCGGGCGCCGCCCACGGCGCCGAGAACTGCGAAGCCCTGCGCACCCAGATCGAAGCAAAGATCGCCGCGTCCGGCGTGACACGTTTCACTGTCACCACCGTCGATGCCAATGCAGAGGCCCAAGGACAGGTGGTGGGCAGCTGCGATCTCGGCAGCAAGAAAATCGTCTACCAGCGCGAAGGCGGGCCCCCGGCCGACGCCGCCCCGGCGCGCCCGAGCGCAGGCCCGGCCGACGAAGAGATATTGACGGAGTGCAAGGACGGCACGGTGTCCGTCGGCGGCGATTGCAAGAAGTAGGCAGGAGC
This genomic window from Variovorax paradoxus contains:
- a CDS encoding sel1 repeat family protein; this encodes MASELNQIASWSLRWRIGLAGALCLMAALCAAQPPDESVVLHAEQRFQLALEAQTARDYPSMLEQLRQAAAEDSAAAQEMLGMVLLGRVDALWLRSRGRPLRGPPVDASRRVAGQRYGQGPAHFPQQAASISGRQERLRLSPHSGGRDAWLPQRARGCFLGR
- a CDS encoding DUF1161 domain-containing protein, with protein sequence MKPWLISMALAFAGAAHGAENCEALRTQIEAKIAASGVTRFTVTTVDANAEAQGQVVGSCDLGSKKIVYQREGGPPADAAPARPSAGPADEEILTECKDGTVSVGGDCKK